A single region of the Thermotoga profunda AZM34c06 genome encodes:
- a CDS encoding 2-oxoacid:acceptor oxidoreductase family protein encodes MTHSIIFAGFGGQGVMLMGQVLAQAGMNENKYVTWFPSYGPEMRGGTANCTVVVSEEPVASPVVEMPTEVVAMNIPSLLKFESKVKKNGCLFINISVVDRKPQRSDIEVYEVPANDIAERLGNLKVANMVMLGSFVQVTKCVSIDSLIEAVKYKLSLRNSEIIELNIKAIFEGAKHVGG; translated from the coding sequence ATGACACACAGTATAATCTTTGCTGGTTTTGGAGGACAAGGAGTTATGCTCATGGGGCAGGTACTCGCCCAAGCGGGTATGAATGAGAATAAGTATGTAACATGGTTCCCATCTTATGGTCCAGAGATGCGTGGAGGAACGGCAAATTGTACAGTGGTTGTCAGTGAAGAACCTGTCGCCTCACCAGTTGTGGAGATGCCAACCGAAGTTGTGGCGATGAACATACCTTCGCTTTTGAAGTTCGAATCAAAAGTCAAGAAAAATGGTTGTCTGTTTATAAATATTTCAGTTGTTGATAGAAAACCTCAAAGATCTGACATCGAGGTTTATGAGGTGCCCGCGAATGATATCGCCGAAAGACTGGGAAACCTCAAAGTCGCAAATATGGTAATGCTTGGTAGCTTTGTTCAGGTAACAAAATGCGTTAGCATAGATTCTTTGATTGAAGCTGTGAAGTACAAACTTTCCTTAAGAAATTCCGAGATTATCGAACTTAATATCAAAGCGATCTTTGAAGGAGCAAAACACGTAGGCGGATAA
- a CDS encoding glucose 1-dehydrogenase — protein sequence MLKDKVAVITGGGQGIGAAIAESFCANGMKVIIAELDEEAGRERESILKEKGFDAIFVRTDVSNEDSVRSMVERTVQIYGRINVLVNNAAISSTKSIFERTFEEWNRVIQVNLTGPYLCSKYCAQQMIKNPGGVIINIASTRAFQSEPDTEPYSASKGGVVALTHSLAISLARYRIRVVCISPGWIETSLWKKRQLRKEPQLRPIDHSQHPAGRVGDPLDIANLCLFLADDEKSGFITGVNFTVDGGMTVKMIYEE from the coding sequence ATGCTCAAAGATAAGGTAGCTGTAATCACCGGTGGTGGTCAAGGAATAGGCGCGGCAATCGCCGAGAGTTTTTGTGCTAATGGAATGAAAGTTATCATAGCAGAACTCGATGAAGAAGCCGGTCGGGAAAGAGAATCTATTCTCAAAGAAAAAGGTTTTGATGCTATTTTTGTGAGAACTGATGTTTCCAATGAAGATTCTGTAAGATCAATGGTTGAAAGGACTGTACAGATTTATGGAAGGATAAATGTTCTTGTTAACAACGCTGCGATAAGTTCAACAAAGAGTATCTTTGAGAGAACATTTGAAGAATGGAATAGAGTCATACAGGTGAACTTGACTGGTCCATATCTTTGTTCAAAATATTGCGCACAGCAAATGATTAAAAATCCAGGTGGTGTGATCATCAATATAGCCAGTACGAGGGCATTTCAGTCAGAACCAGATACTGAACCATATTCTGCATCAAAAGGTGGTGTCGTTGCCTTAACACATTCACTTGCCATAAGCCTTGCAAGATATCGAATAAGAGTGGTATGCATAAGTCCAGGTTGGATAGAGACCTCTCTATGGAAAAAGAGACAATTAAGGAAAGAACCACAATTGAGACCTATAGATCATTCACAACATCCAGCGGGAAGAGTTGGCGATCCTTTGGATATAGCCAACTTGTGTTTATTTCTCGCAGATGATGAGAAATCAGGTTTTATCACGGGCGTTAATTTTACAGTTGATGGTGGTATGACAGTAAAGATGATTTACGAAGAATAA
- a CDS encoding sugar phosphate isomerase/epimerase family protein, with translation MLKGFNGATSMKYDLFSDISSASAAGFDVLEIWKTKLFDAMKWHSVEDIVKDFVKNAIEPYTINSLEQATFSKDFGEKLEECEMLCALAQDVRAKVLIVVPGFIQERLPEEEIKRETIGVLKELSKLADHYDVKLAFEFLGFQNCSVNKLSVAREIVKAVDRKNVGLVIDTCHLFGGSSTLEDVQQTDPEDIFIVHINDLPKIEGREIKDSDRVMPTDGILPLNDFIKTLRKIGYSGVVSVELFNEQYWNLDARQIAQISYEKLSQLL, from the coding sequence ATGCTAAAAGGTTTCAACGGCGCTACTTCCATGAAGTACGATCTATTTAGTGATATTTCCTCAGCCAGTGCCGCTGGGTTCGATGTGCTTGAGATCTGGAAAACAAAGTTATTTGACGCCATGAAATGGCACAGCGTGGAGGATATCGTCAAAGATTTTGTGAAAAATGCCATTGAGCCTTATACAATTAATTCACTTGAACAGGCAACCTTTAGCAAGGATTTTGGTGAAAAACTCGAAGAATGTGAAATGCTTTGCGCGTTAGCCCAAGATGTTCGAGCCAAAGTTCTCATAGTCGTTCCGGGTTTTATCCAAGAGAGATTGCCAGAAGAAGAGATAAAAAGAGAAACCATCGGTGTTCTGAAGGAACTCTCAAAACTGGCAGATCATTACGATGTAAAACTCGCCTTTGAATTTCTTGGATTTCAGAATTGCTCTGTAAACAAGTTGAGTGTTGCAAGAGAGATAGTTAAAGCTGTGGATCGAAAGAATGTAGGTCTTGTAATTGATACTTGTCATCTTTTTGGGGGAAGCTCGACCCTTGAAGATGTGCAGCAAACGGATCCCGAAGATATATTCATTGTGCATATCAATGACCTTCCAAAAATCGAAGGTAGAGAAATCAAAGATTCAGATAGAGTTATGCCAACAGATGGAATACTACCGCTAAATGATTTCATCAAAACACTGAGAAAGATTGGATACAGCGGAGTAGTATCCGTGGAACTTTTCAATGAACAATACTGGAATTTGGATGCAAGACAAATAGCTCAAATTTCATACGAGAAACTATCACAACTCTTGTGA
- a CDS encoding MBL fold metallo-hydrolase, which translates to MRIVFLGTAAAVSTPSRDNTSLLVNDFLIDCSGNLFGKMKKVGYDPLKLQGIIITHGHVDHIYGLPSLIEMLRLSGRRDPLKIYVGRHFYELTEVYLEMHGLLYQEKGFEIELRAVNYEKQLLINDSKISIETFPVKHSVPNIGLKIRSNGVTVIYTSDTELCEDMIDLFNDVDLLIHESTCSYLYSKKTEGHTCAEDAARFAQLSNAKVLCLVHIGPEIDGNETKLINELKQYFLGKILIPNDLDRIVL; encoded by the coding sequence GTGAGAATAGTTTTTCTTGGCACAGCAGCTGCTGTTTCAACACCCAGTAGAGACAATACATCTCTTCTTGTGAACGATTTTCTCATAGATTGTTCTGGCAACTTGTTTGGAAAGATGAAAAAGGTCGGGTATGACCCTTTAAAACTCCAAGGCATAATCATAACCCATGGACATGTTGATCATATCTATGGATTGCCTTCTCTGATAGAGATGTTAAGGCTTTCAGGGAGAAGAGACCCATTAAAGATTTATGTTGGAAGACATTTCTATGAACTTACCGAAGTCTATCTTGAAATGCATGGACTTTTATACCAAGAAAAAGGTTTTGAGATAGAATTAAGAGCTGTTAATTACGAGAAACAGCTATTGATAAATGATTCGAAGATATCTATCGAGACATTTCCTGTAAAACATTCTGTTCCTAATATAGGTTTGAAAATCAGATCCAATGGAGTGACAGTTATATACACAAGCGATACTGAACTGTGTGAAGATATGATCGATCTTTTCAATGATGTAGATCTTTTGATACACGAATCAACTTGTAGTTATCTTTACTCGAAAAAAACTGAAGGTCATACGTGTGCTGAAGATGCTGCGAGATTCGCGCAGTTGTCTAACGCGAAAGTACTCTGTCTTGTTCACATCGGACCAGAAATAGATGGTAACGAAACAAAGTTAATCAATGAGCTCAAACAATATTTTCTCGGAAAGATATTAATACCCAATGATCTTGATAGAATAGTACTTTGA